The proteins below come from a single Mya arenaria isolate MELC-2E11 chromosome 8, ASM2691426v1 genomic window:
- the LOC128244552 gene encoding uncharacterized protein LOC128244552 has protein sequence MPRNRGYQGDNEPDNGVRGNRRNPQGSQGREQEVFNTDESNESIKMQPMAPGGPHQMQSSSYPQDPDNGLRDSQGREQDVLDGSQNPITMQPMASDGPYHMHKSSFPQGPISPGHQQQDLNAPGHLAPHDKVSHGYDIPGHAAPQGNVPHVYDESGNVYHGQSVPGQLVPQGPMAPGYNHAPHIQGVMKDEESQYDGYMPSMVSIIIRRLVTVAVLIFNETLNWLKYFDWMGTVDLPAMFGYFGKKGKVEAIECSPKAPFLPTIYGIFCGIATVFALFQIINTIGETLLDYHQTKNGPNDKDVSASQGGLPQNNDQTDTVPQDRSLNQSEKEITGIHVFRGFQLLHGWVETVAAMVVEDIPQIIVIAASSYYCTVNVEDAVFLFIWYIVKVFKNGFRISFCKQKYKPCILDCDKAKDRCCSEWCTWTCPLPCCCIILVSRQCPVGDEPRCETQPMQICPDCEIKSVCPDKECCSGPRICAGLCQARNPKDKDPEWATELLKKLDMLFEIGGVAVVVLQILGFTKTYHASL, from the exons ATGCCCCGCAACAGAGGATACCAGGGTGATAATG AACCTGACAACGGTGTCCGGGGAAACAGGCGGAACCCTCAGGGCTCACAAGGACGGGAACAGGAAGTGTTCAACACGGATGAGAGCAATGAGTCCATCAAAATGCAGCCTATGGCTCCCGGTGGCCCCCATCAAATGCAGAGTTCCAGTTATCCGCAAG ACCCTGACAACGGTCTTCGGGACTCACAGGGACGGGAGCAGGACGTGTTGGATGGGAGCCAAAATCCGATCACTATGCAGCCCATGGCTTCCGATGGCCCCTATCATATGCACAAGTCCAGCTTCCCGCAAG GACCGATTTCTCCTGGGCACCAACAACAAGACTTGAATGCACCCGGACACTTAGCCCCACACGACAAGGTCTCACACGGATATGATATACCAGGGCACGCCGCCCCTCAGGGTAACGTGCCCCACGTATATGATGAATCAGGCAACGTGTACCACGGTCAAAGCGTACCAGGTCAATTGGTCCCACAAGGCCCGATGGCGCCAGGATATAACCATGCACCACATATACAAGGCGTTATGAAGGACGAAGAGTCGCAATATGATG GATACATGCCATCGATGGTTTCCATCATCATCAGGAGGCTTGTGACAGTAGCAGTCCTTATCTTTAACGAAACTCTCAACTGGTTGAAGTATTTTGACTGGATGGGCACAGTTGATCTACCCGCCATGTTTGGGTACTTTGGTAAGAAAGGAAAGGTAGAAGCTATCGAATGCAGTCCAAAGGCCCCCTTTTTACCGACGATTTACGGCATTTTCTGTGGAATTGCCACCGTGTTTGCTCTTTTCCAAATTATCAACACCATTGGCGAAACGCTTCTTGATTACCATCAGACGAAAAACGGACCGAATGATAAAGACGTCAGCGCATCGCAAGGAGGCTTGCCTCAGAATAACGATCAAACAGACACTGTGCCCCAGGACAGAAGCCTTAACCAATCGGAAAAAGAGATCACCGGCATCCACGTGTTCCGCGGATTTCAACTTCTACATGGATGGGTTGAAACGGTCGCTGCGATGGTTGTGGAAGACATACCTCAGATCATCGTGATTGCCGCGTCAAGCTACTACTGTACCGTCAACGTAGAAGACGCTGTATTTCTCTTCATCTGGTATATCGTTAAGGTATTTAAAAACGGTTTCAGGATTTCTTTCTGCAAACAGAAGTACAAGCCATGCATTTTGGACTGTGATAAGGCCAAGGACCGCTGCTGCTCGGAATGGTGCACCTGGACTTGTCCTCTGCCCTGTTGTTGCATTATTCTTGTCAGCAGGCAATGCCCGGTGGGCGATGAACCACGCTGTGAGACACAGCCGATGCAGATCTGCCCTGATTGTGAGATAAAGTCGGTCTGCCCTGACAAAGAATGTTGCAGTGGCCCAAGAATTTGTGCCGGCCTCTGCCAGGCGCGCAATCCCAAAGACAAAGACCCAGAATGGGCGACGGAATTGCTAAAGAAACTAGATATGCTTTTTGAAATCGGcggtgttgctgttgttgtctTACAAATACTTGGCTTTACTAAAACATACCATGCTTCCCTTTAG